In one Aeromicrobium wangtongii genomic region, the following are encoded:
- a CDS encoding response regulator — protein MTVRVLVADDQDLVRTGLSMILAAQPGIEVVGQAADGHAAVELARRLRPDVCLVDIRMPGLDGIEVTELLAGRDVADPMAVVVITTFDLDEYVHGALRAGARGFLLKDAGPELLVQAVHAAAAGDALIAPNITRRLLSTLAARQPSGRRTQPIEPLTAREEEVLALLARGRTNAEIAADLFIGLTTAKTHVASLLAKIGARNRVEVAMWAYDTGRVGD, from the coding sequence ATGACGGTGCGCGTGCTGGTGGCCGACGACCAGGATCTGGTGCGTACCGGCCTCTCCATGATCCTTGCCGCGCAGCCTGGCATCGAGGTCGTCGGCCAGGCAGCCGACGGCCACGCTGCGGTCGAGCTGGCGCGTCGGCTCCGCCCCGATGTGTGCCTGGTCGACATCCGGATGCCCGGGCTCGACGGCATCGAGGTGACCGAGCTCCTCGCCGGGCGGGACGTCGCGGACCCGATGGCGGTGGTGGTGATCACGACCTTCGACCTCGACGAGTACGTCCACGGCGCCCTCCGGGCCGGCGCCCGAGGATTTCTGCTCAAGGACGCCGGGCCGGAGCTGCTGGTCCAGGCCGTGCATGCGGCCGCCGCCGGCGATGCGCTGATCGCGCCGAACATCACCCGACGGTTGCTGTCCACCCTGGCCGCCAGGCAACCGTCGGGCCGACGTACCCAACCGATCGAGCCGCTCACCGCCCGCGAAGAGGAGGTGCTGGCGCTGCTCGCCCGTGGCCGCACGAACGCCGAGATCGCCGCTGATCTCTTCATCGGCCTGACCACCGCCAAGACCCACGTCGCCAGCCTGCTGGCCAAGATCGGCGCCCGCAACAGGGTCGAGGTCGCGATGTGGGCCTACGACACCGGCCGGGTGGGCGACTGA
- a CDS encoding sensor histidine kinase, with product MISTALRSLWAEPRAADAPARAPRDWVLVAVVLVTALLEGVLRDDVAGRPFVTIVTVGLAPVLLWRRSHPLACVVVAFGTALVLGLASLVGGAPSLGLNTMIFVLVFVYALVRWGSGREIVIGLSMVLVAAVIGTVADATGPGDVFGGFAVLAAAAAGGAAFRYRAESWRRALDQIRSQERVGLARELHDMVAHHVSAIAVQAQAGQAMAGQRPEAGLEALAVIEGEASRTLAEMRAMVRVLRDGASAEYAPQPGVADLASLARRDSVPVVDVALPDDLDELPLHVDAAVYRLAQEALTNALRHAHDATRVEIRVVEGAGRLRLRVTDDGQIDPARPARHGFGLLGMTERVELLGGTLRAGPAAGGGWTVDAELPTKVRR from the coding sequence GTGATCTCCACCGCCCTGCGCTCGCTGTGGGCTGAGCCCCGGGCCGCGGACGCTCCGGCACGGGCGCCGCGCGACTGGGTGCTGGTCGCCGTGGTGCTGGTGACGGCGCTGCTCGAAGGAGTCCTGCGGGACGACGTCGCCGGGCGGCCGTTCGTGACGATCGTGACGGTCGGGCTCGCGCCGGTCCTGCTGTGGCGGCGCAGCCACCCATTGGCCTGTGTCGTGGTGGCCTTCGGCACTGCACTGGTGTTGGGGCTGGCGAGCCTGGTGGGCGGGGCGCCCAGCCTGGGCCTCAACACGATGATCTTCGTCCTGGTGTTCGTCTACGCGCTGGTCCGCTGGGGCTCAGGGCGCGAGATCGTGATCGGGCTGTCGATGGTGCTGGTCGCCGCGGTCATCGGTACGGTCGCCGACGCCACCGGGCCGGGCGACGTCTTTGGTGGGTTCGCCGTCCTGGCGGCGGCCGCCGCGGGCGGCGCGGCGTTCCGCTATCGCGCCGAGAGCTGGCGCCGGGCGTTGGACCAGATCCGCAGCCAGGAGCGGGTCGGCCTCGCGCGCGAGCTGCACGACATGGTCGCGCACCACGTCTCGGCGATCGCTGTTCAGGCGCAGGCGGGCCAGGCGATGGCCGGCCAGCGACCCGAAGCAGGGCTCGAGGCGCTGGCGGTCATCGAGGGTGAAGCGTCGCGGACTCTCGCGGAGATGCGCGCGATGGTCCGGGTGCTGCGCGACGGAGCGTCGGCGGAGTACGCCCCCCAGCCCGGTGTCGCCGACCTGGCGTCCCTGGCCCGCCGCGATTCGGTCCCGGTCGTCGACGTGGCGCTGCCAGACGACCTGGACGAGCTTCCGCTCCACGTCGACGCGGCCGTCTATCGGCTGGCCCAAGAGGCGCTGACCAACGCACTGCGGCACGCCCACGACGCCACGCGGGTGGAGATCCGGGTCGTCGAGGGCGCCGGACGGCTGCGACTACGGGTGACCGACGACGGGCAGATCGACCCGGCGCGGCCCGCGAGGCACGGCTTCGGGCTGCTGGGGATGACCGAGCGGGTGGAGCTGCTCGGCGGCACTCTGCGTGCCGGCCCGGCGGCCGGCGGCGGGTGGACGGTCGACGCCGAGCTGCCGACGAAGGTGCGCCGATGA
- a CDS encoding Glu/Leu/Phe/Val family dehydrogenase, translating to MTDVFALMDQWGPEKVVCVHDRKTGMKGVLVIDNTSRGMGKGGTRMGPNLDVTEVARLARTMTWKWAACDLFHGGAKAGIQGDPNGPGKERILRAFARALSNEVPTEYVFGLDMGLSERDAAIFADELGDRGAAVGLPRELGGLPYDELGVTGFGVAEATDAAAQNIGLDLAGATVSIQGFGAVGQAAAERLIELGAVVIAVSTSEGAVVDYDGLDVARLVRLRAAHGDRSVLEYGGAVDARAALEAKSDILIPAAREDAVGEDVARSTTARLVVEGANMPTTPEAKNVLRERGIAIVPDFIANAGGIIAAAHSMDMRRSPFVVDPEAVFGMITDKMRSNTTTVLTESARRALPSHDTARLIAQERVAEAMRLRGVHAWEETQ from the coding sequence GTGACCGATGTTTTCGCACTTATGGACCAGTGGGGGCCGGAGAAGGTGGTCTGCGTGCATGACCGCAAGACCGGCATGAAGGGCGTGCTGGTGATCGACAACACCTCGCGCGGCATGGGCAAGGGCGGGACCCGGATGGGGCCGAACCTCGATGTGACGGAGGTGGCCCGGCTTGCTCGCACCATGACGTGGAAGTGGGCCGCTTGTGATCTCTTCCACGGCGGAGCCAAGGCCGGCATCCAAGGCGATCCCAACGGCCCCGGCAAGGAGCGCATCCTGCGCGCTTTCGCACGTGCCCTGAGTAACGAGGTTCCCACCGAGTACGTGTTCGGACTCGACATGGGCCTCTCCGAACGTGACGCAGCGATCTTCGCCGACGAGCTTGGAGATCGGGGCGCTGCGGTCGGTCTGCCCCGCGAACTGGGCGGCCTGCCGTACGACGAGCTCGGGGTGACTGGCTTCGGTGTCGCTGAAGCCACCGACGCCGCGGCGCAGAACATTGGCCTGGACCTCGCGGGAGCGACGGTCTCGATTCAGGGATTCGGTGCTGTGGGACAGGCGGCTGCGGAACGTCTGATCGAGCTTGGCGCGGTCGTGATCGCGGTCTCGACGTCCGAGGGAGCCGTGGTCGACTACGACGGTCTCGACGTCGCTCGACTCGTGCGCCTGCGTGCTGCGCACGGCGATCGCAGCGTCCTGGAGTACGGCGGCGCCGTCGACGCGCGCGCGGCGTTGGAGGCGAAGTCCGACATCCTGATCCCCGCTGCCCGCGAGGATGCCGTTGGCGAGGACGTGGCCCGCTCAACCACGGCACGCCTGGTGGTCGAGGGCGCCAACATGCCGACCACCCCTGAGGCCAAGAACGTCTTGCGAGAGCGTGGTATTGCCATCGTTCCGGACTTCATCGCTAATGCCGGCGGCATCATCGCCGCCGCCCACTCGATGGATATGCGCCGTTCGCCGTTCGTCGTCGACCCCGAGGCGGTGTTCGGCATGATCACCGACAAGATGCGCTCCAACACCACCACCGTGCTGACCGAGAGTGCCCGGCGCGCACTGCCGTCGCACGACACTGCCCGTCTGATCGCCCAAGAGCGCGTCGCTGAGGCGATGCGTCTGAGGGGCGTCCATGCCTGGGAGGAGACCCAGTGA
- a CDS encoding LysR substrate-binding domain-containing protein, which yields MLNPTHLQTLRMVVAEGSFAGAARTLGYTASAVSQQIATLEEEVGFPLFDRRARATVATPEALMLADESAEVLGMLEDLGSLVGDIAHGRRSHVVIGSFPSASEHLLPRALTALRRSGRVAVELHEDEPQRLLPSLVDRQLDLVLAYEYDLVPLRWPGGMLRDTLLSEELVLVAPASRTSLGERPRLADLADEVWMCTALDSDGSVCLERACAAAGFVPNVAFRSNDYDVVHRLVGAGHGVALVPGMAVRPAPDIRVLRPEGLDLFRHVSVLRRGGAAKPALSAMDAALRDSAHALAAEADWLTGPSTRDADAWLRDSRD from the coding sequence GTGCTCAACCCCACCCATCTGCAGACACTGCGCATGGTGGTCGCTGAAGGCTCGTTCGCGGGAGCTGCGCGCACGCTCGGCTACACGGCGTCAGCGGTTTCTCAGCAGATCGCCACGTTGGAGGAAGAGGTCGGGTTCCCGCTCTTCGACCGCCGTGCCCGGGCTACCGTCGCGACGCCGGAAGCGCTGATGCTTGCCGACGAATCGGCGGAAGTCCTCGGCATGCTCGAGGATCTTGGCAGTCTGGTTGGCGACATCGCCCATGGGCGTCGGTCTCACGTGGTGATCGGCAGCTTTCCCTCCGCGAGCGAGCACCTCCTGCCCCGGGCGCTGACTGCGCTGCGCCGATCGGGGAGGGTTGCCGTCGAGCTGCACGAGGATGAGCCGCAGCGGTTGCTGCCAAGCCTGGTTGATCGCCAGCTCGACCTCGTGCTGGCATATGAATACGATCTGGTTCCGCTCAGGTGGCCTGGCGGAATGCTGCGCGACACGTTGCTGAGCGAGGAGCTCGTCTTGGTGGCGCCGGCGAGTCGCACGTCGTTGGGAGAGCGCCCACGGCTCGCGGACCTGGCCGACGAGGTGTGGATGTGCACAGCGCTCGACAGTGACGGATCAGTCTGTTTGGAGCGGGCCTGTGCCGCGGCGGGTTTCGTCCCGAACGTCGCCTTCCGATCAAACGACTATGACGTCGTGCATCGGTTGGTGGGTGCGGGCCACGGGGTTGCCCTCGTGCCCGGGATGGCGGTGCGCCCCGCACCCGACATCCGGGTGCTCCGTCCTGAAGGCCTCGACCTGTTCCGCCACGTGAGCGTCCTTCGTCGCGGCGGCGCGGCTAAACCCGCACTGTCGGCGATGGATGCCGCTCTGCGCGACAGCGCGCACGCCCTAGCGGCGGAAGCGGACTGGTTGACCGGGCCAAGCACCAGAGATGCTGATGCTTGGTTAAGAGATTCGCGGGATTGA
- a CDS encoding class I SAM-dependent methyltransferase, translated as MEPSPNARTVQSYEEIAVAYAEETSGGGAFTEPLTRLAEAVPAGHVLDVGSGPGWDADELEEAGLTVRRTDVTQAFIDLQRARGKDVDRLDVIDDDLGGPYDAVVALRVLQHIEPKDLSTVLSKVAGALRPGGRFLVSTPRFAGTGWEVGDSGRTYYRAPRTEDEFIEALHASGLAPEWAEHSPEDDGWLVVMAQTAAERWL; from the coding sequence ATGGAGCCCTCGCCGAACGCCCGCACGGTTCAGTCGTACGAGGAGATCGCCGTCGCCTACGCCGAGGAGACATCCGGCGGCGGCGCCTTCACCGAGCCGCTGACACGCTTGGCCGAAGCCGTCCCGGCCGGTCATGTCCTGGATGTCGGATCCGGCCCGGGTTGGGACGCGGACGAGCTCGAGGAGGCCGGTCTGACTGTTCGGCGCACCGACGTCACCCAAGCGTTCATCGACCTGCAGCGGGCGCGCGGCAAGGACGTCGATCGGCTCGACGTGATCGACGACGACCTCGGCGGGCCGTACGACGCGGTCGTCGCGCTGCGGGTGCTGCAGCACATCGAGCCGAAGGACCTGTCCACGGTGCTCAGCAAGGTGGCAGGTGCCCTGCGTCCGGGGGGCCGGTTCCTGGTGTCGACTCCGCGATTCGCGGGCACGGGCTGGGAGGTCGGTGACTCCGGCAGGACCTACTATCGAGCGCCTCGGACCGAGGACGAGTTCATCGAGGCGCTGCATGCCTCGGGGCTCGCTCCGGAGTGGGCCGAGCACTCCCCTGAGGACGACGGCTGGCTCGTCGTGATGGCCCAGACAGCTGCTGAGCGGTGGCTCTAG